From Puntigrus tetrazona isolate hp1 chromosome 8, ASM1883169v1, whole genome shotgun sequence, the proteins below share one genomic window:
- the tuba5 gene encoding tubulin alpha 5 gives MRECISIHVGQAGVQIGNACWELYCLEHGIQPDGNMPSDKTIGGGDDSFNTFFSETGSGKHVPRAVFVDLEPAVIDEVRSGTYRQLFHPEQLISGKEDAANNYARGHYTVGKEIIDMVLERVRKLTDQCTGLQGFLIFHSFGGGTGSGFTSLLMERLSVDYGKKSKLEFAIYPAPQVSTAVVEPYNSILTTHTTLEHSDCAFMVDNEAIYDICRRNLDIERPTYTNLNRLIGQIVSSITASLRFDGALNVDLTEFQTNLVPYPRIHFPLVTYSPIISAEKAYHEQLSVSEITSACFEPSNQMVKCDPRHGKYMACCMLYRGDVVPKDVNAAIANIKTKRSIQFVDWCPTGFKVGINYQPPTVVPGGDLAKVQRAVCMLSNTTAIAEAWARLDHKFDLMYAKRAFVHWYVGEGMEEGEFSEAREDLAALEKDYEEVGAESVEDEEEGEEY, from the exons ATG CGTGAATGCATCTCCATCCATGTGGGCCAGGCCGGCGTACAGATtggcaatgcatgctgggagttGTATTGCCTGGAGCATGGCATCCAGCCTGACGGCAATATGCCAAGTGACAAAACCATTGGTGGAGGAGACGACTCCTTTAACACTTTCTTCAGTGAGACTGGCTCTGGGAAGCATGTGCCACGAGCTGTGTTTGTGGATCTGGAACCTGCAGTCATTG atGAGGTGAGGAGTGGAACCTACAGACAGCTGTTTCACCCGGAGCAGCTCATTTCCGGGAAAGAAGATGCTGCCAACAATTATGCCCGTGGCCATTACACCGTTGGCAAGGAGATTATCGATATGGTGCTGGAGCGCGTCCGCAAACTG actGACCAGTGCACTGGACTCCAGGGTTTCCTGATTTTCCACAGTTTTGGTGGAGGCACTGGCTCTGGTTTCACATCCCTTCTGATGGAGCGTCTCTCAGTTGACTACGGCAAGAAGTCCAAGCTCGAATTTGCCATCTATCCTGCTCCTCAGGTCTCTACCGCTGTGGTCGAGCCATACAACTCCATCCTAACCACCCACACCACCCTAGAGCACTCTGACTGCGCCTTCATGGTAGATAACGAGGCCATCTATGACATCTGCCGCAGAAATCTCGACATCGAGCGTCCCACCTACACCAACCTCAACCGCCTGATTGGCCAGATTGTGTCCTCCATCACCGCTTCATTGCGCTTTGATGGTGCCCTCAACGTCGATCTGACAGAGTTCCAGACCAACCTGGTGCCATATCCCAGAATCCACTTCCCCCTGGTCACATACTCCCCCATCATCTCTGCTGAAAAGGCTTACCATGAGCAGCTGTCTGTGTCTGAGATCACCAGTGCCTGCTTTGAGCCATCCAATCAGATGGTGAAGTGTGACCCCCGGCATGGAAAGTACATGGCCTGCTGTATGCTGTATCGGGGTGATGTCGTACCCAAAGATGTGAATGCCGCTATTGCCAACATTAAGACCAAACGCTCAATCCAGTTTGTGGACTGGTGCCCAACTGGGTTCAAG GTTGGCATCAATTACCAGCCACCTACAGTGGTCCCTGGTGGAGACTTGGCCAAGGTACAGAGAGCTGTGTGCATGCTGAGCAACACCACTGCTATTGCAGAGGCCTGGGCCCGTCTGGACCACAAGTTCGATCTGATGTATGCCAAGCGTGCCTTTGTTCACTGGTATGTTGGAGAAGGAATGGAAGAGGGAGAGTTTTCTGAGGCCAGAGAGGATCTTGCAGCACTGGAGAAAGATTATGAGGAAGTTGGCGCTGAGTCTgtggaggatgaagaggagggAGAGGAGTATTAA
- the LOC122351021 gene encoding kelch-like protein 12, translated as MAPKDIMTNSHAKSILNAMNALRKSNTLCDITLRVEGTDFPAHRIVLAACSDYFCAMFTSELAEKGKSFVDIQGLTASTMEILLDFVYTETVLVTVENVQELLPAACLLQLKGVKRACCDFLNSQLDPSNCLGIRDFAETHNCLDLMQAAELFSQKHFAEVVQQEEFMLLSQSEVEKLIKCDEIQVDSEEPVFEAVLNWVKHNRKEREPYLPDLLEYVRMPLLTPRYITDVIDIEPLIRCSLPCRDLVDEAKKFHLRPELRSEMQSPRTQARLGAKEVLLVIGGFGSQQSPIDVVEKYDPKTREWSFLPNIARKRRYVATVALNDRVYVIGGYDGRSRLSSVECLDYTADEDGVWYSVATMNVRRGLAGATTLGDMIYVAGGFDGSRRHTSMERYDPNIDQWSMLGDMQTAREGAGLVVASGLIYCLGGYDGLNILNSVERYDPHTGHWTSVTPMANKRSGAGVALLNDHIYVVGGFDGTAHLSSVEVYNIRTDYWTTVANMTTPRCYVGATVLRGRLYAIAGYDGNSLLSSIECYDPVIDSWEVVTSMATQRCDAGVCVLREK; from the exons ATGGCGCCCAAGGACATCATGACCAATTCGCATGCCAAATCCATCTTGAATGCCATGAACGCCCTGAGAAAAAGCAACACGCTGTGCGACATCACTCTGAGGGTGGAGGGCACAGATTTCCCGGCCCACCGCATTGTGTTGGCGGCGTGCAGTGATTATTTCTGTGCCATGTTCACCAGTGAG CTTGCTGAAAAAGGGAAGTCCTTTGTGGACATTCAGGGCCTCACAGCGTCCACCATGGAGATCCTGTTGGATTTTGTTTACACGGAGACTGTGCTGGTTACAGTAGAAAACGTTCAGGAGCTGCTGCCCGCTGCCTGTCTCCTGCAACTCAAAG GTGTGAAGAGAGCTTGCTGTGATTTCCTTAATAGTCAGTTGGATCCATCAAACTGTCTGGGAATCAGAGACTTTGCAGAAACGCACAACTGTCTGGACTTGATGCAGGCAGCTGAGCTCTTTTCACAGAAACATTTTGCTGAAGTGGTGCAACAGGAAGAGTTTATGCTGCTTAGTCAGAGCGAGGTGGAAAAACTTATCAAGTGTGATGAGATCCAG GTTGATTCAGAAGAGCCTGTTTTCGAGGCAGTTCTGAACTGGGTGAAGCAcaacagaaaagagagagagccaTACCTGCCCGATCTGCTGGAGTATGTGCGCATGCCGCTGCTCACCCCACGATACATCACTGATGTCATTGATATAGAG CCTTTGATACGCTGCAGTCTGCCTTGTCGAGATTTGGTGGACGAAGCAAAGAAGTTTCATCTCCGTCCAGAGTTACGCAGCGAGATGCAGAGTCCTCGAACCCAAGCAAGACTCG GTGCCAAAGAGGTTCTCTTGGTAATCGGAGGATTTGGCAGCCAACAATCACCCATTGACGTTGTCGAGAAGTACGATCCAAAAACCAGAGAGTGGAGCTTTCTTCCT AACATTGCAAGGAAGCGGCGTTATGTTGCCACCGTCGCCCTGAATGATCGCGTCTATGTCATCGGTGGATACGATGGCCGATCACGCTTGAGTTCTGTTGAGTGTTTAGATTACACAGCAGATGAAGATGGAGTCTGGTACTCCGTCGCCACAATGAATGTACGTCGAGGCCTTGCAGGAGCTACAACTCTCGGAG ataTGATCTATGTTGCGGGTGGATTTGATGGTAGTAGACGTCACACCAGCATGGAGCGTTATGACCCCAATATTGACCAGTGGAGCATGCTGGGAGATATGCAGACGGCCAGAGAGGGAGCAGGGCTTGTTGTAGCCAGTGGACTTATTTACTGTTTAG GTGGTTATGATGGTCTGAACATCCTAAATTCTGTAGAGCGGTATGACCCTCACACAGGACACTGGACCAGCGTCACTCCCATGGCCAACAAACGCTCAG GGGCTGGTGTGGCTTTATTGAATGATCACATCTATGTTGTCGGAGGGTTTGACGGTACGGCCCACCTGTCTTCCGTAGAGGTGTACAACATCCGCACAGACTATTGGACGACTGTGGCCAATATGACCACCCCACGCTGCTACGTAGGAGCCACGGTCCTGAGGGGCCGCCTCTATGCCATTGCAGG ATACGACGGGAACTCACTGCTCAGCAGCATTGAATGTTACGACCCTGTGATTGACAGCTGGGAGGTGGTGACTTCGATGGCGACACAACGCTGTGACGCAGGAGTTTGTGTGCTCAGAGAAAAATGA
- the adipor1b gene encoding adiponectin receptor protein 1b isoform X1, translating to MTTCHHGDCGSNSDAGRRTSDDEDAELAELGPLLTYTAKAEKSRGASAFPDEDEDEDEEGRGLRVVTLPMQAHHAMEKMEEFVHKVWEGRWRVIPYHLLPDWLKDNDYLLHGHRPPMPSFRACFGSIFRIHTETGNIWTHLLGLILFLCLGTLTMLRPNVSFMAPIQEKVVFGVFFLGAVLCLCFSWLFHTVYCHSEKVSRTFSKLDYSGIALLIMGSFVPWLYYSFYCSPQPRLIYLSVVCVLGVAAIIVAQWDRFATPRHRSTRAGNILTCFFMYFTCLIDFRFFLIHFSSYLGVFLGLGLSGLIPTMHFTIAEGFVKATTVGQMGWFYLMGAMYISGAALYAARIPERYFPGKCDIWFQSHQIFHVLVVAAAFVHFYGISNLQEFRYGLEGGCTDDTLL from the exons ATGACAACCTGTCACCATGGTGACTGCGGCTCCAACAGTGATGCCGGGCGGCGCACCTCTGATGATGAGGACGCGGAGCTCGCGGAGCTTGGGCCGCTGCTGACATATACGGCTAAAGCTGAGAAATCAAGA GGTGCATCAGCATTTcctgatgaggatgaggatgaggatgaagaagGACGAGGTTTGCGGGTGGTTACACTGCCCATGCAGGCACACCATGCCATGGAGAAGATGGAGGAGTTTGTACACAAG GTATGGGAAGGACGTTGGCGAGTTATTCCATACCATCTCCTCCCCGACTGGCTGAAGGACAATGACTACCTGCTGCACGGACACCGCCCCCCCATGCCGTCCTTCCGTGCCTGCTTTGGGAGCATCTTCAGGATTCACACAGAAACTGGAAACATCTGGACTCACCTGCTCG GCTTAATTCTGTTCCTGTGCTTGGGCACACTGACAATGCTGCGGCCAAACGTGTCGTTCATGGCGCCCATTCAGGAGAAGGTGGTGTTTGGCGTGTTCTTCCTGGGCGCAGTTCTTTGTTTGTGCTTCTCCTGGCTTTTTCACACCGTCTACTGCCACTCAGAAAAGGTCTCCAGGACTTTCTCAAA GTTGGATTACTCTGGTATCGCGTTGTTGATCATGGGCTCATTCGTTCCGTGGCTGTACTACTCGTTTTACTGCTCTCCTCAGCCGCGGCTCATCTATCTCTCTGTTGTATGTGTGCTGGGTGTCGCTGCTATCATTGTGGCCCAGTGGGACCGATTCGCCACTCCTCGCCACCGGTCCACCCGTGCAGGTAACATCCTCACCTGcttctttatgtattttaccTGCCTGAttgatttcagatttttcttaatacatttttcctCATACTTAGGTGTTTTCCTGGGCCTTGGTCTCAGTGGGCTCATTCCCACAATGCATTTTACCATCGCAGAGGGTTTTGTGAAGGCAACGACGGTGGGTCAGATGGGCTGGTTCTATCTGATGGGTGCCATGTACATTAGTGGAGCAGCACTTTATGCAGCACGTATACCTGAACGCTACTTCCCTGGGAAATGTGACATCTGG TTTCAGTCTCATCAGATATTCCACGTGCTGGTTGTTGCAGCGGCGTTTGTCCATTTTTATGGGATCTCAAACCTGCAGGAGTTCCGCTACGGCCTGGAAGGAGGCTGCACAGATGATACTTTGCTGTAA
- the adipor1b gene encoding adiponectin receptor protein 1b isoform X2, producing MTTCHHGDCGSNSDAGRRTSDDEDAELAELGPLLTYTAKAEKSRGASAFPDEDEDEDEEGRGLRVVTLPMQAHHAMEKMEEFVHKVWEGRWRVIPYHLLPDWLKDNDYLLHGHRPPMPSFRACFGSIFRIHTETGNIWTHLLGLILFLCLGTLTMLRPNVSFMAPIQEKVVFGVFFLGAVLCLCFSWLFHTVYCHSEKVSRTFSKLDYSGIALLIMGSFVPWLYYSFYCSPQPRLIYLSVVCVLGVAAIIVAQWDRFATPRHRSTRAGVFLGLGLSGLIPTMHFTIAEGFVKATTVGQMGWFYLMGAMYISGAALYAARIPERYFPGKCDIWFQSHQIFHVLVVAAAFVHFYGISNLQEFRYGLEGGCTDDTLL from the exons ATGACAACCTGTCACCATGGTGACTGCGGCTCCAACAGTGATGCCGGGCGGCGCACCTCTGATGATGAGGACGCGGAGCTCGCGGAGCTTGGGCCGCTGCTGACATATACGGCTAAAGCTGAGAAATCAAGA GGTGCATCAGCATTTcctgatgaggatgaggatgaggatgaagaagGACGAGGTTTGCGGGTGGTTACACTGCCCATGCAGGCACACCATGCCATGGAGAAGATGGAGGAGTTTGTACACAAG GTATGGGAAGGACGTTGGCGAGTTATTCCATACCATCTCCTCCCCGACTGGCTGAAGGACAATGACTACCTGCTGCACGGACACCGCCCCCCCATGCCGTCCTTCCGTGCCTGCTTTGGGAGCATCTTCAGGATTCACACAGAAACTGGAAACATCTGGACTCACCTGCTCG GCTTAATTCTGTTCCTGTGCTTGGGCACACTGACAATGCTGCGGCCAAACGTGTCGTTCATGGCGCCCATTCAGGAGAAGGTGGTGTTTGGCGTGTTCTTCCTGGGCGCAGTTCTTTGTTTGTGCTTCTCCTGGCTTTTTCACACCGTCTACTGCCACTCAGAAAAGGTCTCCAGGACTTTCTCAAA GTTGGATTACTCTGGTATCGCGTTGTTGATCATGGGCTCATTCGTTCCGTGGCTGTACTACTCGTTTTACTGCTCTCCTCAGCCGCGGCTCATCTATCTCTCTGTTGTATGTGTGCTGGGTGTCGCTGCTATCATTGTGGCCCAGTGGGACCGATTCGCCACTCCTCGCCACCGGTCCACCCGTGCAG GTGTTTTCCTGGGCCTTGGTCTCAGTGGGCTCATTCCCACAATGCATTTTACCATCGCAGAGGGTTTTGTGAAGGCAACGACGGTGGGTCAGATGGGCTGGTTCTATCTGATGGGTGCCATGTACATTAGTGGAGCAGCACTTTATGCAGCACGTATACCTGAACGCTACTTCCCTGGGAAATGTGACATCTGG TTTCAGTCTCATCAGATATTCCACGTGCTGGTTGTTGCAGCGGCGTTTGTCCATTTTTATGGGATCTCAAACCTGCAGGAGTTCCGCTACGGCCTGGAAGGAGGCTGCACAGATGATACTTTGCTGTAA